From the Ruania alkalisoli genome, one window contains:
- a CDS encoding SMP-30/gluconolactonase/LRE family protein: MASARVFHDGTLSEPRLDHPEGVAVHPDGSIWCGGERGQLYRISPDGGQREQVASTGGFVLGVDIDPTGDVYLCDLAHRALYRFAGGLEQLTGGGARPFVTPNMVRVAPSGSVYVTDSNVQGEPGPGVYRFDRDGTGGLWYDRPLDIANGLAVPDDESCVYVVETFASRLVRIPIHPDGGPGPAETVAVMPGVLPDGVTIGPDQMLYVGCYEPSQVLRVDPASGAVTTLVADETAHVLCHPTNVAFRGADLFTSNLGRWHVSVIDSALDAG; the protein is encoded by the coding sequence ATGGCGAGCGCGAGGGTCTTTCACGACGGCACGCTCTCGGAGCCGCGGCTGGACCACCCGGAGGGCGTGGCGGTGCACCCGGACGGCAGCATCTGGTGCGGCGGCGAGCGGGGGCAGCTCTACCGGATCTCCCCGGATGGGGGTCAGCGCGAGCAGGTCGCCAGTACGGGCGGATTCGTGCTGGGCGTCGATATCGACCCCACAGGTGATGTGTACCTGTGTGATCTGGCCCACCGGGCGCTGTACCGATTCGCCGGTGGGCTGGAACAGCTCACGGGTGGGGGAGCCCGGCCCTTCGTCACTCCCAACATGGTGCGCGTGGCGCCGTCAGGGTCGGTGTACGTGACCGACTCGAACGTGCAGGGTGAGCCAGGGCCAGGGGTGTACCGGTTCGATCGGGACGGGACCGGTGGGCTCTGGTACGACCGTCCGCTCGACATCGCCAACGGCCTGGCCGTCCCGGATGATGAGAGCTGCGTCTACGTGGTCGAGACGTTCGCCTCCCGTCTGGTGCGGATCCCGATCCATCCCGACGGCGGCCCCGGCCCTGCCGAGACCGTGGCAGTCATGCCCGGGGTGCTTCCCGACGGCGTCACGATCGGCCCCGACCAAATGCTGTACGTCGGGTGTTACGAGCCCAGCCAGGTGCTGCGCGTGGATCCCGCGAGCGGGGCAGTCACCACGCTGGTGGCGGACGAGACCGCTCACGTGCTGTGCCATCCGACGAATGTCGCTTTCCGGGGAGCGGACCTGTTCACCTCCAACCTCGGGCGCTGGCACGTGAGCGTGATCGACAGCGCTCTGGACGCGGGGTGA
- a CDS encoding DoxX family protein, giving the protein MDPVRALARPLLASVFVVDGIDAIRHADEHAALLEPWEPLLDKVSEKVPAMPQKRTTLVRIMGGTSVAAGVLLASGKAPRLAAGVLAVIALKQTVVRYPFWSAKGADRREKLTGFMRNAALVAGLVFAANDRRGKPSLAWQVENWREHRSDLSDVKSDLEDQLRIAKAEIKAGKAELKSGLRGVQAKIS; this is encoded by the coding sequence ATGGATCCCGTGCGCGCTCTTGCCCGTCCCCTGCTCGCGTCCGTCTTCGTCGTGGACGGTATCGACGCCATCCGCCATGCTGACGAGCACGCCGCGCTGCTCGAGCCATGGGAGCCGCTGCTCGACAAGGTCTCGGAGAAGGTTCCGGCGATGCCGCAGAAGCGGACGACCCTGGTGCGGATCATGGGCGGCACCAGCGTGGCAGCCGGAGTCCTGCTTGCCTCGGGCAAGGCTCCCCGGCTCGCCGCAGGCGTGCTGGCCGTGATCGCGCTGAAGCAGACAGTCGTGCGGTACCCGTTCTGGAGCGCGAAGGGCGCTGACCGGAGGGAGAAGCTGACCGGGTTCATGCGCAATGCGGCACTCGTGGCCGGGCTGGTGTTCGCCGCCAACGACCGCCGCGGCAAGCCGTCGCTGGCGTGGCAGGTGGAGAATTGGCGCGAGCACCGCAGCGACCTGTCCGACGTCAAGTCCGACCTCGAGGATCAGTTGCGGATCGCCAAGGCCGAGATCAAGGCAGGTAAGGCTGAGCTGAAGTCGGGACTGCGCGGGGTGCAGGCAAAGATCTCCTGA
- a CDS encoding sigma-70 family RNA polymerase sigma factor translates to MPDVTAATVTVDAARRARRSGSARGAVSGRPRQRSVSRTPIRGLGSGVMSEDNERAPQTETAAERDRRFESEAMPYLDQLYGAALRMTRNPADAEDLVQETFAKAYAAFAQYKPGTNLKAWLYRILTNTFINTYRKKQRTPQQSDADQIEDWQIHRAASHTSTGLRSAETEALDSLGSSEVKDALAALPEDFRLAVYLADVEGFAYKEIAEIMDTPIGTVMSRLHRGRAQLRQMLTDHARSLGMKVGEKS, encoded by the coding sequence GTGCCGGACGTGACTGCAGCAACCGTGACCGTCGACGCCGCCCGGCGCGCCCGCCGCTCCGGGAGCGCTCGCGGAGCCGTTTCGGGGCGTCCGCGTCAGCGCTCGGTCTCCCGAACGCCGATCCGCGGACTAGGCTCAGGGGTGATGAGTGAGGACAACGAGCGGGCACCCCAGACCGAGACTGCGGCCGAGAGAGACCGCAGGTTCGAGTCTGAGGCGATGCCCTATCTCGACCAGCTCTACGGTGCGGCCCTGCGGATGACCCGCAACCCGGCCGACGCCGAGGATCTGGTGCAGGAGACATTCGCGAAGGCCTATGCCGCCTTCGCGCAGTACAAGCCGGGCACCAACCTCAAGGCCTGGCTGTACCGGATCCTGACGAACACCTTCATCAACACCTACCGCAAGAAGCAGCGCACCCCGCAGCAGTCGGACGCCGATCAGATCGAGGACTGGCAGATCCACCGTGCCGCTTCGCACACCTCGACCGGGCTGCGCTCGGCCGAGACCGAAGCCCTCGACTCCCTCGGCAGTTCCGAGGTGAAGGACGCCTTGGCAGCACTGCCGGAGGACTTCCGCCTGGCCGTGTATCTCGCCGACGTCGAAGGCTTCGCGTACAAGGAGATCGCCGAGATCATGGACACCCCGATCGGGACGGTGATGTCCCGTTTGCACCGCGGTCGAGCCCAGCTCCGGCAGATGCTCACCGACCATGCGCGGTCCCTCGGCATGAAAGTGGGAGAGAAATCGTGA
- a CDS encoding succinate dehydrogenase cytochrome b subunit → MATRTVTSSSRTPVWRSTVVLKVAMAISGLVLVGYLVAHMYGNLKVFAGQEAFDEYAHHLRELGEPLLPYEGALWLIRIVLLAAIGVHIFSAVTLWRRSRAATGGKGSQRYASSKAPRGSQRSYASFTMRWGGVVIILFVIYHLMHFTWNTIAPGGASDSPYERVVNGFEIWWVVLSYTIALLAVGFHLRHGVWAALASLGANTSQRRRRNLNILATLVALVIMVGFLLPPFGIFFGLVG, encoded by the coding sequence GTGGCAACGCGAACGGTGACTTCGTCCTCCCGAACCCCGGTGTGGCGATCGACCGTCGTCCTGAAGGTCGCGATGGCGATCAGCGGACTCGTGCTCGTGGGCTATCTGGTCGCTCACATGTACGGGAACCTGAAGGTCTTCGCAGGTCAGGAGGCGTTCGACGAATACGCACATCATCTGCGCGAGCTCGGTGAGCCCCTGCTCCCCTACGAGGGTGCACTGTGGCTGATCCGGATCGTCCTGCTCGCGGCGATCGGGGTGCACATCTTCTCCGCCGTCACGCTCTGGCGACGCTCCCGGGCGGCCACCGGAGGCAAGGGCAGCCAGCGCTACGCCAGTTCGAAGGCGCCGCGCGGTAGCCAGCGCAGCTATGCCTCCTTCACGATGAGGTGGGGCGGCGTGGTGATCATCCTGTTCGTGATCTACCACCTCATGCACTTCACGTGGAACACGATCGCTCCCGGTGGTGCCTCCGACAGCCCCTACGAACGCGTGGTGAACGGCTTCGAGATCTGGTGGGTCGTGCTCAGTTACACGATTGCGCTGCTCGCTGTCGGGTTCCACCTGCGGCACGGCGTCTGGGCCGCACTGGCCAGTCTCGGCGCGAACACCAGCCAGCGTCGTCGGCGCAACCTCAACATCTTGGCGACCCTTGTCGCCCTCGTCATCATGGTGGGCTTCCTGCTCCCGCCGTTCGGCATCTTCTTCGGATTGGTCGGCTAA
- the rsrA gene encoding mycothiol system anti-sigma-R factor, with product MTSPSENNGACHCEEALEHLYEYIDREMSHGDLERLKAHIAECETCLDAVSREQEVRVILRKSCVEVAPDELRMRVRTQLTLLRQGRS from the coding sequence GTGACGTCGCCCAGTGAGAACAACGGTGCGTGCCATTGCGAGGAAGCGCTCGAGCACCTGTATGAGTACATCGACCGGGAGATGTCCCACGGTGATCTGGAACGGCTGAAGGCGCACATCGCCGAGTGCGAGACCTGCCTGGACGCCGTCAGCCGGGAGCAGGAAGTCCGGGTGATCCTGCGCAAGTCTTGCGTCGAGGTCGCTCCGGACGAGCTCCGGATGCGCGTGCGCACCCAGTTGACGTTGCTGCGTCAGGGCCGTTCCTGA
- a CDS encoding 50S ribosomal protein bL37 produces MSKRGRKRKARRHGAANHGKRPNS; encoded by the coding sequence ATGAGCAAGCGCGGACGCAAGCGCAAGGCACGCCGTCACGGCGCCGCCAACCACGGCAAGCGCCCCAACTCCTGA
- a CDS encoding succinate dehydrogenase/fumarate reductase iron-sulfur subunit, translated as MNITLRVWRQQNADTPGAMQTYQVADVSPDMSFLEMLDVLNEQLTLAGDDPIAFDSDCREGICGMCGLVINGLAHGPNELVTTCQLHMRSFSDGDVIDVEPWRAQPFSVIKDLVVDRSSFDRIIQAGGFISAPTGTAPDAHAAPVPKADADAAFDAATCIGCGACVAACPNGSASLFVAAKITHLGLLPQGQPERDSRALDMLAQHDEEGFGGCTQIGECTAACPKGIQIDLISRMQRDVLGALSHRR; from the coding sequence GTGAACATCACCCTGCGCGTCTGGCGTCAGCAGAACGCCGATACCCCCGGTGCCATGCAGACCTATCAGGTGGCCGACGTGTCACCGGATATGTCGTTCCTGGAGATGCTGGACGTCCTCAACGAACAGCTCACTCTGGCTGGGGACGACCCGATCGCCTTCGACAGCGATTGCCGTGAGGGGATCTGCGGGATGTGCGGTCTCGTGATCAACGGGCTCGCACACGGTCCGAACGAGCTCGTCACCACCTGCCAGCTGCACATGCGCAGCTTCAGCGACGGTGACGTGATCGACGTGGAGCCGTGGCGTGCGCAGCCGTTCTCGGTGATCAAGGACCTCGTGGTCGACCGGTCCTCCTTCGACCGGATCATCCAGGCCGGCGGGTTCATCAGCGCTCCCACCGGGACCGCCCCGGACGCCCACGCGGCTCCGGTGCCCAAGGCCGACGCTGATGCTGCCTTCGACGCTGCCACCTGCATCGGCTGCGGCGCCTGCGTGGCGGCCTGCCCGAACGGGTCGGCGTCGCTGTTCGTCGCTGCGAAGATCACCCACCTGGGTCTGCTTCCGCAGGGTCAGCCCGAGCGCGACTCCCGCGCCCTGGACATGCTCGCCCAGCACGACGAAGAGGGCTTCGGTGGCTGCACCCAGATCGGTGAGTGCACGGCCGCGTGCCCGAAGGGTATCCAGATCGACCTGATCTCCCGGATGCAGCGCGACGTGCTCGGGGCCCTGTCCCACCGTCGTTGA
- a CDS encoding thymidine kinase codes for MAKLYFRYGAMNSGKSTGLLQAAFNYEERGQRVLLAKPAVDTKGDADIISRLGMTRRVDFLIGPGESVRDLFAAHATGQEPGSLAAMELPPVACLLVDEAQFLTGEQVEDLFRLAVSDNVPVLAYGIRTDFRTRAFAGSARLLELAHTLEELKTICRCGRKAVLTTRTVGGQVVLDGTQVAIDGQQVAYESRCGRCYLEVSEGRFG; via the coding sequence GTGGCCAAGCTCTACTTCCGGTACGGGGCAATGAACTCCGGCAAGTCCACGGGACTGCTGCAGGCGGCGTTCAACTACGAAGAACGCGGCCAGCGGGTCCTGCTCGCCAAACCTGCCGTCGACACCAAGGGTGATGCCGACATCATCTCCCGGCTCGGCATGACCCGTCGCGTTGACTTCCTCATCGGCCCCGGCGAGAGCGTGCGCGACCTGTTCGCAGCCCACGCCACGGGACAGGAGCCGGGATCTCTCGCGGCGATGGAGCTACCGCCGGTGGCATGTCTGCTGGTGGACGAAGCCCAGTTCCTCACCGGTGAGCAGGTGGAGGATCTGTTCCGGCTCGCCGTCAGTGACAATGTGCCCGTGCTTGCCTACGGAATCCGTACCGACTTCCGCACCCGTGCGTTCGCGGGCTCGGCCCGGCTGCTGGAGCTTGCGCACACGCTGGAGGAGCTCAAGACCATCTGCCGGTGCGGGCGCAAGGCGGTTCTGACCACACGCACCGTCGGGGGACAGGTGGTGCTCGACGGAACCCAGGTCGCCATCGACGGTCAGCAGGTGGCCTACGAATCTCGCTGCGGGCGCTGCTATCTCGAGGTCTCGGAAGGCCGGTTCGGGTAG
- a CDS encoding fumarate reductase/succinate dehydrogenase flavoprotein subunit, translating into MSVTPEHVDNSGSFYVDGDPIADAKAPDVPLSQKWDQRRFDAKLVNPANRRKRSVIIVGTGLAGGAAAATLGEAGYHVKNFCYQDSPRRAHSIAAQGGINAAKNYRNDGDSIHRLFYDTVKGGDYRSRETNVYRLAQTSVEIIDQCVAQGVPFAREYGGLLDNRSFGGVQVSRTFYARGQTGQQLLLGAYQALERQIAAGTVEMYTRHEMLDVIIVDGRARGIVVRDMVSGEIETHMADAVVLGTGGYGNVFFLSTNAMGCNVTASWRAHRKGAYFGNPCYTQIHPTCIPVSGDHQSKLTLMSESLRNDGRIWVPKDGDDKRDPRQIPEDERDYYLERRYPAFGNLVPRDVASRAAKQVCDEGRGVGPGGFGVYLDFADAIKRLGRKAVEAKYGNLFDMYAQITGENPYEVPMRIYPAVHYTMGGLWVDYDLQSSIPGLFVVGEANFSDHGANRLGASALMQGLADGYFVLPPMISNYLADAPFEAADENHPEAVAVSQQVQERVATLLSINGSRTVDSFHRELGHIMWEYCGMERTKEGLTKAIGLIRELREEFWRDVKVTGVNEELNQTLEKAGRVADFIELGELMCIDALHREESCGGHFRAEHQTEDGEALRDDENFAYVAAWEFGGDGGQPILHKEDLVYTEIEMKQRSYK; encoded by the coding sequence GTGAGCGTCACTCCCGAGCACGTAGACAACTCCGGGTCCTTCTACGTCGACGGCGACCCGATCGCCGACGCCAAGGCCCCCGACGTCCCCCTGAGCCAGAAGTGGGACCAGCGCCGCTTCGACGCCAAGCTCGTCAACCCGGCGAACCGGCGGAAGCGATCGGTGATCATCGTCGGCACAGGCTTGGCTGGTGGGGCCGCCGCCGCCACGCTCGGCGAGGCCGGCTACCACGTGAAGAACTTCTGCTACCAGGATTCCCCGCGCCGGGCGCACTCCATCGCAGCGCAGGGCGGGATCAACGCGGCGAAGAACTACCGCAACGACGGCGACAGCATTCACCGCCTCTTCTACGACACGGTCAAGGGCGGCGACTACCGCTCTCGCGAGACCAACGTCTACCGCCTCGCACAGACCAGTGTGGAGATCATCGACCAGTGCGTCGCTCAAGGTGTGCCGTTCGCCCGTGAATACGGTGGCCTGCTCGACAACCGCTCTTTCGGTGGCGTCCAGGTCTCGCGTACCTTCTACGCCCGCGGCCAGACCGGTCAGCAGCTCCTGCTGGGCGCCTATCAGGCCCTTGAACGTCAGATTGCCGCCGGTACCGTGGAGATGTACACCCGCCACGAGATGCTCGACGTGATCATCGTCGACGGTCGTGCCCGCGGCATCGTCGTACGGGACATGGTCTCCGGTGAGATCGAGACCCACATGGCCGACGCCGTCGTGCTCGGAACCGGTGGGTACGGCAACGTCTTCTTCCTCTCGACCAACGCGATGGGCTGCAACGTCACGGCCTCATGGCGGGCGCACCGCAAGGGCGCCTACTTCGGCAACCCGTGCTACACGCAGATCCACCCCACCTGCATTCCCGTCTCCGGCGACCACCAGTCCAAGCTGACCCTGATGAGTGAGTCGCTGCGCAACGACGGCCGCATCTGGGTGCCCAAGGACGGTGACGACAAGCGCGATCCGCGTCAGATCCCCGAGGACGAGCGCGACTACTACCTGGAGCGCCGCTACCCGGCGTTCGGGAACCTCGTTCCTCGTGACGTCGCCTCCCGCGCTGCGAAGCAGGTGTGCGACGAGGGTCGTGGCGTGGGTCCCGGCGGATTCGGCGTCTACCTCGACTTCGCTGACGCGATCAAGAGGCTCGGTCGCAAGGCCGTAGAGGCCAAGTACGGCAACCTGTTCGACATGTACGCCCAGATCACCGGCGAGAACCCGTACGAGGTTCCGATGCGGATCTACCCGGCCGTGCACTACACGATGGGTGGCCTCTGGGTCGACTACGACCTGCAGTCCAGCATCCCGGGGCTGTTCGTGGTCGGAGAAGCGAACTTCTCCGACCACGGTGCCAACCGGCTCGGGGCCTCGGCGCTCATGCAGGGCCTGGCCGATGGCTACTTCGTGCTCCCGCCGATGATCAGCAACTATCTCGCTGACGCACCCTTCGAAGCGGCCGACGAGAACCACCCCGAGGCGGTCGCCGTCTCACAGCAGGTGCAGGAGCGCGTCGCCACGCTGCTGTCGATCAACGGTTCCCGCACGGTTGACTCCTTCCACCGCGAACTCGGCCACATCATGTGGGAGTACTGCGGTATGGAGCGCACCAAGGAGGGGCTGACGAAGGCGATCGGGCTCATCCGGGAGTTGCGTGAGGAGTTCTGGCGCGACGTCAAGGTCACCGGCGTCAATGAAGAGCTCAACCAGACCCTCGAGAAGGCCGGCCGGGTGGCCGACTTCATCGAGCTCGGCGAGCTCATGTGCATCGACGCCCTGCATCGCGAAGAGTCCTGCGGTGGCCACTTCCGGGCCGAGCACCAGACCGAGGACGGCGAGGCGTTGCGCGACGACGAGAATTTCGCCTACGTCGCCGCCTGGGAATTCGGCGGAGATGGTGGCCAGCCGATTCTGCACAAGGAAGACCTCGTGTACACCGAGATCGAGATGAAGCAGCGGAGCTACAAGTGA
- the rsgA gene encoding ribosome small subunit-dependent GTPase A, giving the protein MARRRSYTEADVRVRPNRKGSRPRSKQRPDHADAVPGLVTAVDRGRYQVLTDAGVPVVAVKARELGRGAVVVGDRVDLVGDVSGAEGTLARVVRVQDRRTLLRRSADDTDPTERGIVANADQLVIVTALADPEPRPRMVDRFLVAAFDAGMDALLVLTKSDLVSEAFVADFVSRYGALDVQAVATRRDHSSSAWVDTVAEHLDGRVSVLVGHSGVGKSTLVNALVPDADRATGDVNEVTGRGRHTSSSAVALPLPAGGWIIDTPGVRSFGLAHVDPGDFVTAFEDLAQVAAQCPRGCTHTEDAPDCALDPWAESGTATDRARLDSFRRLLASRQGVEG; this is encoded by the coding sequence ATGGCGAGGCGGCGCTCCTACACCGAGGCCGACGTACGGGTCCGCCCGAACCGGAAGGGCTCACGGCCGCGCAGCAAGCAACGTCCCGACCACGCCGATGCCGTACCCGGGCTGGTCACGGCAGTCGATCGCGGGCGCTATCAAGTGCTGACCGATGCCGGTGTGCCGGTGGTGGCGGTGAAGGCACGTGAGCTGGGCCGTGGCGCCGTGGTGGTCGGAGACCGGGTGGACCTGGTGGGCGACGTCTCCGGAGCCGAGGGCACGCTCGCACGGGTGGTGCGGGTGCAGGATCGGCGTACCCTGCTGCGCCGCAGTGCCGACGACACCGACCCCACCGAGCGTGGGATCGTCGCGAACGCCGACCAGCTGGTGATCGTGACCGCGCTGGCGGACCCGGAGCCGCGGCCGCGGATGGTGGACAGGTTCCTCGTGGCCGCCTTCGATGCCGGGATGGACGCCCTGCTGGTACTGACCAAGTCCGATCTGGTGAGCGAGGCGTTCGTGGCCGATTTCGTGAGCCGCTACGGTGCTCTCGATGTACAGGCCGTGGCCACCCGGCGCGACCACAGCAGTTCCGCCTGGGTCGATACGGTAGCCGAGCACCTGGACGGGCGCGTCTCCGTGCTCGTCGGTCACTCCGGCGTCGGGAAGTCAACGCTGGTGAACGCGCTGGTGCCGGACGCCGACCGTGCTACGGGCGACGTGAACGAGGTCACCGGCCGCGGCCGGCACACGAGCTCCTCTGCGGTGGCGCTACCGCTTCCAGCCGGCGGGTGGATCATCGATACCCCGGGCGTGCGGTCCTTCGGGCTCGCGCACGTCGATCCGGGTGACTTCGTGACCGCATTCGAGGATCTGGCCCAGGTGGCGGCCCAGTGCCCGCGTGGGTGCACGCACACCGAGGACGCACCCGACTGTGCCCTGGACCCCTGGGCCGAGTCCGGTACAGCCACCGACCGGGCCAGGCTCGACTCCTTCCGGCGCCTGCTCGCAAGCCGGCAGGGAGTCGAGGGGTAG
- the aroA gene encoding 3-phosphoshikimate 1-carboxyvinyltransferase: protein MNTPDLWPAPVATGPLEAVVAVPGSKSLTNRALPLAALASAPTTIRGALHSRDADLMIGALRSLGAGVEVSDNGTTVRVVPQPLRAGAPIDCGLAGTVMRFVPPLAALADGPVLLDGDPGARLRPMGPVLRAIAALGVPVTGPDDAADGSGDVPGFLPVVVHGAGRVRGGEIEVDASTSSQFVSGLLLAAPRFEAGLTLHHVGEVLPSQPHIDMTIAVLRDRGVDVDDVAPGKWRVEPGEISGGDVVIEPDLSNAGPFLAAALAAGGRVSVPHWPSSTTQPGALLPEFLTRLGGSVTLADGTLTVAGSGVVQPADLDLTAAGELAPTIAALLALAPGESRLTGIAHLRGHETDRLAALVTEITRLGGHAEELPDGLLIRGGALHGAEVATYHDHRMATFAAIVGLAVPGVEIENVGTTAKTLPDFPSMWQRMLGED from the coding sequence GTGAACACTCCTGACCTGTGGCCCGCTCCTGTCGCGACCGGACCGCTTGAGGCCGTCGTCGCTGTTCCTGGCTCGAAGTCACTGACCAACCGGGCGCTGCCGCTGGCGGCGCTGGCGAGCGCTCCGACCACGATCCGGGGTGCCCTGCACTCCCGGGATGCGGACCTGATGATCGGCGCGCTGCGCAGCCTCGGGGCGGGTGTGGAGGTCTCCGACAACGGCACGACCGTGCGCGTGGTGCCCCAGCCGTTGCGGGCAGGAGCACCCATCGACTGTGGACTGGCCGGCACCGTGATGCGGTTCGTCCCGCCGCTGGCTGCGCTGGCGGACGGCCCGGTGCTGCTCGACGGTGACCCGGGGGCACGCCTGCGGCCGATGGGACCGGTGCTGCGAGCGATCGCTGCACTCGGGGTGCCGGTGACCGGGCCCGACGATGCCGCCGACGGTTCCGGGGATGTTCCCGGATTCCTGCCGGTGGTCGTCCACGGTGCCGGGCGCGTGCGCGGCGGGGAGATCGAGGTGGACGCGTCGACCTCCTCCCAGTTCGTCTCCGGGCTGCTGCTGGCCGCACCGCGGTTCGAGGCGGGCCTGACGCTGCACCACGTGGGTGAGGTGCTGCCGAGCCAGCCGCACATCGATATGACGATCGCCGTGCTGCGCGACCGAGGTGTGGACGTCGACGACGTCGCTCCCGGCAAGTGGCGGGTGGAGCCGGGTGAGATCAGCGGTGGAGACGTGGTGATCGAGCCGGACCTGTCGAATGCGGGACCATTCCTCGCAGCGGCACTGGCGGCAGGCGGGCGGGTGAGTGTGCCGCACTGGCCCAGTTCGACCACGCAGCCGGGAGCACTGCTGCCGGAGTTCCTGACGCGGCTGGGCGGGTCGGTCACGCTGGCGGACGGCACGCTGACCGTGGCGGGATCGGGCGTGGTGCAGCCGGCAGACCTGGACCTGACCGCAGCCGGGGAATTGGCCCCGACCATTGCTGCCTTGCTGGCTCTGGCTCCCGGGGAGTCTCGGCTCACGGGGATCGCGCACCTGCGCGGGCACGAGACCGACCGGCTAGCGGCCCTGGTCACCGAGATCACCCGTCTGGGTGGTCACGCCGAGGAGCTTCCCGACGGCCTCCTGATCCGCGGGGGCGCCCTGCACGGCGCCGAGGTGGCGACCTATCACGACCATCGGATGGCGACCTTCGCCGCGATCGTGGGGCTCGCCGTCCCAGGGGTCGAGATCGAGAACGTGGGTACGACGGCGAAGACGCTCCCTGACTTCCCGTCGATGTGGCAGCGCATGCTCGGCGAGGACTGA